In the Quercus lobata isolate SW786 chromosome 5, ValleyOak3.0 Primary Assembly, whole genome shotgun sequence genome, one interval contains:
- the LOC115990702 gene encoding probable protein phosphatase 2C 55, which yields MIFKKECVDGKVVLILVLQEQGRGYMRMSFGSHYTPKDKPGNPQSQGDNAHFIFAEKNTIGVANGVGGWARYGVDAGKYTHQLMSNVVTAVQRQQPPLNRIVDLRQALEEGFLNTKAMGSSTACIVTFRDYYLRAINVGNSGFMIFRNSKCVYKSLIQQHGFNYPYQLGNSMTCDKPRSAIVTTVERLLPGDIIVLGTGGLLDNMFTAEIEDIISKGTLAGVNTQKLASTIAHLALFNSMDENVDSPFAQAARLAGLKHNGGKRDDITVIVGHVIA from the coding sequence ATGatctttaagaaagaatgtgtTGATGGAAAAGTGGTGTTAATTCTTGTGCTGCAGGAACAAGGAAGAGGATACATGAGGATGAGTTTTGGTTCACACTATACCCCTAAAGACAAACCAGGAAATCCTCAATCTCAAGGCGACAACGCTCACTTTATCTTTGCGGAGAAAAACACTATTGGCGTGGCTAACGGTGTTGGTGGTTGGGCTAGATATGGCGTAGACGCTGGAAAATACACACACCAACTGATGTCGAATGTTGTGACCGCAGTCCAAAGGCAACAACCACCACTCAATCGTATCGTGGACCTAAGACAAGCTTTGGAGGAAGGTTTCTTGAATACCAAGGCTATGGGTTCATCCACGGCTTGTATTGTGACTTTCAGGGATTATTATTTACGTGCTATCAACGTGGGAAACAGTGGGTTTATGATTTTCAGGAACAGTAAATGTGTGTACAAATCGCTGATACAACAACATGGTTTTAACTATCCGTACCAGTTGGGAAATAGCATGACATGTGATAAGCCACGTTCAGCTATTGTAACAACAGTGGAACGTTTATTACCTGGAGACATTATAGTTCTTGGAACTGGTGGGCTTCTAGACAATATGTTCACTGCAGAAATCGAAGATATTATCAGTAAGGGAACTTTGGCAGGTGTAAACACACAGAAGTTGGCTTCCACTATTGCACACTTGGCATTGTTCAATTCCATGGATGAAAATGTCGATAGCCCATTTGCACAAGCTGCTCGGCTGGCTGGACTGAAGCACAACGGAGGAAAGAGAGATGATATTACGGTTATTGTTGGCCATGTTATTGCATAG